A segment of the bacterium genome:
GGACTTCGACGCGGAGAGCTGCTCGCGCTCCGTCGCCGTGACCTCGTGCTGGACGACGACAACCCCGTGGTCACCGTCGCGCACGGGCACGCGAAGAACAGGCGGAACTCGCGCATTCCGTTGCAGGCCGAGGTAGCCGTCGTGCTGCGTAACTTCCTTCTCGATGCGCTACCTGCGTCCCCGGTGTTCCGTGGCGTTGGACATCACTATCGTGCCGCCGAAGTCCTCGATCACGATCTCGACGCGGCTGGCATCCCGCGCGAAACCGAGGTCGGCCGGTG
Coding sequences within it:
- a CDS encoding site-specific integrase, coding for GLRRGELLALRRRDLVLDDDNPVVTVAHGHAKNRRNSRIPLQAEVAVVLRNFLLDALPASPVFRGVGHHYRAAEVLDHDLDAAGIPRETEVGRCDFHSLRVSFVTSLARAGVSLPHAQKLARHCSPTLTSNIYSKFAPDEDAAAIARLPSLTSEVG